GAATAATGACTGAATCACAAGTATTCTTTACAACGTTTAAAACATCATACAAAGAAAACCTGTTGCAGAAACTCAAGCGGTTATTGAAGACTGCCGGAATAGAGCAAATTGATTTTAAAGACAAATACGTAGCTATCAAAATACACTTTGGAGAATACGGGAATATAGCTTTTCTTAGGTCAAACTATGCGAAGGTTGTTGTAGATCTTGTAAAGGAACTTGGTGGCAAACCTTTCCTGACTGATTGTAACACTCTCTATGTAGGCAGTCGTAAAAATGCCCTTGATCATCTTGATACCGCCTATATGAATGGTTTTTCCCCTCTACAGACAGGTTGTCATGTAATCATAGGTGATGGTTTGAAAGGAACCGATGAGACCCTTGTTCCTGTGGATGGGGAATATGTTAAAGAAGCAAAAATTGGTCATGCGATTATGGATGCTGACATATTGATTTCTCTTACGCATTTCAAGGGACATGAAATGACGGGTTTCGGAGGAACTATCAAGAATATTGGGATGGGCTCAGGCTCTCGTGCAGGAAAGATGGAGCAACATTGTGACGGAAAACCTCAGGTTAACCAGGATCTTTGTATTGGCTGCGGAGCCTGCATAAAAATCTGTGCCCATGATGCACCTGTAATACATAACAAGAAGGCCAAAATCGATCATGATACATGTGTGGGATGTGGTAGGTGTTTAGCTGTCTGTCCGAAGGATGCTATCAAGGCCAGTTTTAGTGATTCAATTGCAATGTTGAGTAAGAAAATGGCTGAATACAGTCTTGCCGTTTGTAAGGACCGACCTGGTTTCCATATCTCTCTGATCAATGATGTGTCTCCAAATTGTGATTGTCATTCAGAGAATGATATTCCCATCATTCCCAATGTGGGCATGTTGGCTTCTTTTGATCCTGTAGCGCTTGATGTCGTTTGTGCCGATCTTTGTAATAAAATGCCTGTCATTGATAATAGTATTCTATCTGATAATCTTCAGAATTGCGACCATACCGAAGGAGACCATTTCCATATGACGCATCCTGATACAGATTGGAAGATTTGCACTGATCATTGTGAAAAGATTGGCTTAGGCAGTACTAAGTATGAATTAGTGCAAATCTGATATTTGTATTCTAAGGTATTGACTGAGTTATTGTTAAATTCTAAACAGTCGCGGAACTTGACGTGAGGATTTTCCACAAAAGGTTCCGTTTGTTTATTTCTCTATATTCATTTTTTTAAAACAAGCTTTCCTCCAACATCGATAGGTATCCTTCTTCAGTGGAAATAAGATGAACCGATACTTTGATCCCAAGTATATCCCCTGCTTGTTTTAACCTTCTTGTTACATCCTTATCCGCAGGACTTGGCTTTAGATTTCCACTAGGGTGGGTGTGCAACCAGGATTGCGGTTGAACGTTGGCTTACTGCTTCTGTAAAAACCTCCTCCTGCATGCTTAGTCCTATGTAGAATAGACTAGTCAAAATTGAATTGATCAGTTTAAGGATTTTAATTGTCGGCTAGTGATTAAAATTGCTTTATTGATTTTTATCTTTTTGGGGAACCCGAAAGAATGCTACACTGAATTATAGACGAATGTTCTATCAGTGATATCAT
The sequence above is drawn from the uncultured Sphaerochaeta sp. genome and encodes:
- a CDS encoding DUF362 domain-containing protein, with amino-acid sequence MTESQVFFTTFKTSYKENLLQKLKRLLKTAGIEQIDFKDKYVAIKIHFGEYGNIAFLRSNYAKVVVDLVKELGGKPFLTDCNTLYVGSRKNALDHLDTAYMNGFSPLQTGCHVIIGDGLKGTDETLVPVDGEYVKEAKIGHAIMDADILISLTHFKGHEMTGFGGTIKNIGMGSGSRAGKMEQHCDGKPQVNQDLCIGCGACIKICAHDAPVIHNKKAKIDHDTCVGCGRCLAVCPKDAIKASFSDSIAMLSKKMAEYSLAVCKDRPGFHISLINDVSPNCDCHSENDIPIIPNVGMLASFDPVALDVVCADLCNKMPVIDNSILSDNLQNCDHTEGDHFHMTHPDTDWKICTDHCEKIGLGSTKYELVQI
- a CDS encoding JAB domain-containing protein, whose translation is MHTHPSGNLKPSPADKDVTRRLKQAGDILGIKVSVHLISTEEGYLSMLEESLF